A single Candidatus Methylacidiphilales bacterium DNA region contains:
- a CDS encoding CAP domain-containing protein: MDSMAKKFLLVSLIIIISICSCISCILGYSILSNINSGKAEIEQKILSIDEKEELRLIMANELEINIEELEITEIPEAYKFGEDPSLYKFEERKISHLCRPDRKSAEIEFVEINKLRRKHNLPNIIWEETLYPLALERATDMARRGYFSHYDPNTGKPMVPSVMTGEVLAVHLTKDFLAAEGWYYSPPHWNVLKQAKKMAVAYLACDRPIAVIYKNPGEEDMYGMYAYFIVGLTLQ, translated from the coding sequence ATGGATTCTATGGCTAAGAAGTTTCTCCTTGTATCGCTTATCATAATTATATCTATATGCTCATGTATCAGTTGCATCTTGGGTTATTCTATCTTATCAAATATTAACTCAGGCAAGGCAGAAATAGAGCAAAAGATATTGAGTATAGATGAGAAAGAAGAGTTGCGTTTAATCATGGCAAATGAATTAGAAATCAACATAGAAGAATTAGAAATTACTGAAATACCTGAAGCTTATAAATTCGGGGAAGATCCATCACTTTATAAATTTGAGGAAAGGAAAATATCGCATTTGTGCAGGCCAGACCGTAAAAGTGCCGAGATTGAATTTGTAGAAATCAACAAATTAAGAAGGAAGCATAATCTGCCAAATATCATATGGGAAGAAACGCTTTATCCGCTTGCACTTGAACGCGCCACGGACATGGCTAGGAGAGGATATTTTTCACATTATGACCCAAACACAGGTAAGCCAATGGTGCCATCTGTCATGACGGGAGAAGTATTAGCAGTACATCTTACTAAAGATTTTTTAGCGGCAGAAGGTTGGTATTATTCTCCACCCCACTGGAATGTACTTAAGCAAGCGAAGAAGATGGCCGTTGCCTACCTTGCATGTGACCGCCCAATTGCCGTAATATATAAAAACCCTGGGGAGGAAGATATGTACGGAATGTATGCTTATTTCATCGTCGGGCTAACTTTACAATAA